In Sparus aurata chromosome 2, fSpaAur1.1, whole genome shotgun sequence, a single genomic region encodes these proteins:
- the traf4a gene encoding TNF receptor-associated factor 4a, whose product MPGFDYKFLEKPKRRFQCPLCSKAMREPVQVSTCGHRFCDTCLQEFLSEGVFKCPEDQLPLDYAKIYPDPELEQQILALPIRCIHSEEGCRWTGQMKQLQGHFSTCAFNVIPCPNRCSVKLTRRDLPDHLQHDCPKRKVKCEFCGSEFTGEAYENHQGVCPQESVYCENKCGARMMRRLLSQHGMAECPKRTQPCKYCGKEFVFDTIQNHQYHCPRFPVQCPNQCGTPNIAREDLANHVKDNCGSALVLCPFKDAGCKHRCPKLAIGRHLEDTTKSHLTMMCNLVGRQRQEILELRREMEELSVSHDGVLIWKLNDYSRKLQEAKLRSNHEFFSPPFYTHRYGYKLQVSAFLNGNGSGEGSHLSVYIRVLPGEYDSLLEWPFSYKVTFSIMDQSDPSLSKPQHITETFNPDPNWKNFQKPCSSRNSLDESTLGFGYPKFISHDEIKKRNYIRDNCIFIKASIEIPQKIMA is encoded by the exons TGAGGGCGTCTTCAAGTGTCCGGAGGATCAGCTGCCTTTGGACTATGCCAAG ATCTACCCCGATCCTGAGCTGGAGCAGCAGATCCTGGCGCTGCCCATCCGCTGCATCCACAGTGAGGAAGGCTGCCGCTGGACCGGCCagatgaagcagctgcag GGCCACTTCTCCACCTGCGCCTTCAATGTGATTCCCTGCCCCAATCGCTGCTCCGTCAAGCTGACGCGCCGTGACCTGCCCGACCACCTGCAGCACGACTGCCCCAAGCGCAAGGTCAAGTGCGAGTTCTGTGGCAGCGAGTTCACCGGCGAAGCCTACGAG AACCACCAGGGCGTGTGTCCTCAGGAGAGCGTTTACTGTGAGAACAAGTGCGGGGCGAGGATGATGCGTCGTCTGCTGTCCCAACACGGCATGGCCGAGTGTCCGAAACGCACACAGCCCTGCAAGTACTGCGGCAAGGAGTTTGTCTTCGACACGATCCAG AACCACCAGTACCACTGCCCTCGGTTCCCGGTCCAGTGTCCCAACCAGTGTGGCACACCCAACATCGCCCGAGAGGATCTGGCTAACCACGTGAAGGACAACTGCGGCAGCGCGCTCGTTCTCTGCCCCTTCAAAGACGCCGGCTGCAAACACAGG TGCCCCAAACTGGCTATCGGTCGTCACCTGGAAGACACCACCAAGTCCCACCTGACTATGATGTGCAACCTGGTGGGTCGTCAGCGGCAGGAGATCCTGGAGCTGcggagggagatggaggagctGTCCGTCAGCCACGACGGCGTCCTCATCTGGAAGCTCAACGACTACTCCCGCAAGCTCCAGGAGGCCAAACTCCGAAGCAACCACGAGTTCTTCAGCCCGCCCTTCTACACTCACCGCTACGGCTACAAGCTGCAGGTGTCGGCCTTCCTCAACGGCAACGGCAGCGGCGAGGGCTCCCACCTCTCCGTCTACATCCGCGTGCTGCCCGGAGAATACGACAGCCTGCTGGAGTGGCCCTTCTCCTACAAGGTGACTTTCTCCATCATGGACCAGAGCGACCCGTCGCTTTCCAAACCCCAGCACATCACCGAGACCTTCAACCCCGACCCCAACTGGAAGAACTTCCAGAAGCCCTGCAGCAGCCGCAACTCGCTGGACGAGAGCACCCTGGGCTTCGGCTACCCCAAGTTCATCTCGCACGACGAGATCAAGAAGAGGAACTACATCCGAGACAACTGCATCTTCATCAAGGCTTCTATAGAGATTCCCCAGAAGATCATGGCTTGA